The Vicinamibacteria bacterium genome contains a region encoding:
- the sppA gene encoding signal peptide peptidase SppA, with translation MRKRGFVFWFVFVVAGMFALTVTSLFVLVWSLRASVPGVPERATISLDLAAPYPEDPLYALGGPFFGVEGLTFRDLLFAIERAKTDERVEKLLLRVRGNTLGWARSAELREQILDFKSSGKPVVAFIEFSSNRDYLVASAANEIFLHPRGLVELSGVRAEIMFLAAGLDKLGIEPEFERVGRYKDAPDTFLRESMSEATREATGALVETIHEHLVDAIAEGRSLDESSVRAVLEKGPLTPGEAMELGLVDGLRFLDEVESAEGTSALETEPVRIADYRRATTRASAFGADVRIAIIYGIGPIVPGGSGEDALFGRVMGADTIASAFEKVRKDDSIDGVVFRIDSPGGSDVASDVIWREAMLTRQEKPVIVSMGSVAASGGYWIATASDAIVAESTTITGSIGIYAGKFNLSGLYEKLGIGVDGVSSTESADFFSDNRNFTADERARLSRVLEDGYQAFLRRVADGRGMSTEAVEAVAQGRVWSGEMALQLGLVDEIGGLERALEIAKEKAGFDADASVELRIYPEKRNFLEALLESIYRASAPLRLNLFDRAKLVESSPMLQLLSRGVPLALMPYQLDVN, from the coding sequence ATGAGAAAGCGCGGCTTCGTATTCTGGTTCGTGTTCGTCGTCGCCGGCATGTTCGCGCTGACCGTGACCTCGCTCTTCGTCCTCGTCTGGAGCCTTCGCGCCTCGGTGCCCGGCGTACCCGAGCGCGCTACGATCAGCCTCGACCTGGCCGCCCCCTATCCCGAAGATCCGCTCTACGCTCTGGGCGGTCCTTTCTTCGGCGTGGAGGGCCTGACTTTTCGCGACCTGCTGTTCGCCATCGAGCGCGCCAAAACCGATGAGCGCGTGGAAAAGCTTCTGCTCCGGGTTCGGGGCAACACGCTGGGGTGGGCCCGTTCGGCGGAGCTGCGCGAGCAGATCCTCGACTTCAAGTCGTCGGGAAAGCCCGTGGTAGCCTTCATCGAGTTTTCGTCCAATCGTGACTACCTCGTCGCCTCTGCCGCCAACGAGATCTTTCTTCATCCGCGTGGATTAGTGGAGCTATCGGGAGTGCGCGCCGAGATCATGTTCCTCGCCGCGGGCCTCGACAAGCTCGGGATCGAGCCCGAGTTCGAGCGCGTCGGTCGATACAAGGACGCCCCCGACACGTTCCTGCGAGAGTCGATGAGCGAGGCGACGCGCGAGGCCACCGGGGCGCTCGTCGAAACGATTCACGAGCATCTGGTGGATGCTATTGCCGAAGGCCGATCTCTCGATGAATCGAGCGTCAGGGCGGTTCTGGAAAAGGGTCCCCTCACGCCTGGCGAGGCAATGGAGCTGGGGCTGGTGGACGGTCTCCGGTTCCTCGACGAGGTGGAGAGCGCGGAAGGGACGTCGGCCCTCGAGACCGAGCCGGTTCGCATCGCGGATTACCGGCGGGCCACGACCCGCGCGTCCGCTTTTGGCGCCGATGTCCGCATCGCGATCATCTATGGCATCGGTCCCATCGTCCCCGGAGGCAGTGGGGAGGACGCCCTGTTCGGAAGGGTGATGGGCGCGGATACGATCGCCTCGGCGTTCGAGAAAGTGCGGAAAGACGATTCGATCGATGGCGTCGTGTTTCGCATCGACAGTCCGGGCGGGAGCGACGTGGCGTCGGACGTCATCTGGCGCGAAGCCATGCTCACCCGGCAAGAAAAACCGGTCATCGTCTCGATGGGGAGCGTCGCCGCTTCGGGCGGCTATTGGATCGCTACGGCATCGGATGCGATCGTCGCCGAGTCGACCACCATTACCGGCTCCATCGGGATCTACGCCGGCAAGTTCAACCTTTCCGGGCTCTATGAAAAGCTGGGGATCGGCGTGGATGGCGTGTCGAGCACCGAGAGCGCGGATTTCTTCAGTGACAACCGAAATTTTACCGCCGACGAGCGCGCCCGGCTTTCGCGCGTCCTCGAGGATGGCTATCAGGCGTTCTTGAGGCGCGTCGCCGATGGTCGCGGCATGAGCACCGAAGCGGTCGAGGCGGTGGCCCAGGGACGCGTTTGGTCGGGAGAGATGGCTCTTCAGCTCGGACTCGTCGACGAGATCGGCGGACTCGAGCGCGCGCTCGAGATCGCGAAAGAGAAGGCAGGTTTCGATGCCGACGCATCGGTGGAGCTGCGGATCTACCCCGAGAAGCGCAACTTTCTCGAAGCCCTGCTCGAGAGTATCTACCGAGCGTCCGCTCCCCTGCGGTTGAATCTATTCGACCGGGCGAAACTCGTCGAAAGCTCTCCGATGCTTCAGCTGCTCTCCCGCGGAGTGCCGCTGGCGCTGATGCCCTATCAGCTCGACGTTAACTAG